The Anaerolineae bacterium genome contains a region encoding:
- a CDS encoding nitroreductase family protein has product MEVFDAVRTVLAVRAYRETPVPPEVIRRILEAGRLTGSAMNRQPWHFIVIEDRETLRQLGALARTGPYVAQAPLAIVVAVEKTRFAVSDGSRAIQSMILTAWSEGVGSNWVGFLNMAEVKALLSIPDHLDVLAIVSFGYPAQAVGRGRKQRKPLSEIAHRERFGQPFI; this is encoded by the coding sequence ATGGAGGTCTTTGACGCCGTACGTACGGTGCTCGCTGTACGTGCTTACCGGGAAACCCCAGTGCCGCCGGAGGTGATCCGGCGAATCCTCGAGGCCGGACGACTCACGGGAAGCGCCATGAATCGCCAGCCTTGGCATTTCATTGTGATCGAGGATCGGGAGACGCTGCGGCAGCTCGGCGCGCTTGCGCGAACCGGGCCATATGTTGCACAGGCACCTCTGGCGATCGTCGTGGCGGTTGAGAAGACGAGGTTCGCAGTATCCGATGGCAGCCGCGCGATCCAGTCTATGATCCTGACGGCGTGGTCGGAAGGGGTTGGCTCAAATTGGGTGGGCTTTCTGAACATGGCTGAGGTCAAGGCGCTCCTGAGCATCCCGGACCACCTAGACGTGTTGGCTATTGTCTCTTTCGGATATCCGGCTCAGGCTGTTGGCCGAGGCCGGAAACAGCGCAAGCCGCTGTCCGAGATCGCTCATCGTGAGCGGTTTGGGCAGCCGTTCATATAA
- a CDS encoding DUF503 domain-containing protein, with product MPMVVGLLTLELRLPGNGSLKGKRHVLKPLISRLRHEFNVSVSEIEAQDAWQRAVLGVACVSSSTEYVHGLLTEVARAVESWRMDLEVVDYEIELIE from the coding sequence ATGCCTATGGTTGTCGGTCTGCTCACATTAGAACTGCGCTTACCAGGTAATGGCTCGCTGAAGGGCAAACGCCATGTGCTCAAGCCGCTGATCTCTCGGCTTCGCCACGAGTTTAATGTCTCTGTCTCCGAGATCGAAGCGCAGGATGCATGGCAGCGCGCTGTGCTGGGGGTGGCATGTGTCTCTTCCAGCACAGAGTATGTCCACGGGCTGTTGACAGAAGTGGCACGTGCCGTCGAGTCGTGGCGTATGGATTTGGAAGTCGTAGATTACGAGATCGAGCTGATTGAGTAG